A single region of the Theileria annulata chromosome 4, complete sequence, *** SEQUENCING IN PROGRESS *** genome encodes:
- a CDS encoding DEAD-box family helicase, putative (Tap579b07.q1c.C.cand.137 - score = 64.41;~SMART DEXDc (SM00487) at aa 353-575, E()=2.40e-24; HELICc (SM00490) at aa 757-862, E()=2.83e-12): MSESLGSESVFSFGKHKGRTFMYVYNNDSSYVNWIRSLPEPSGKLLEFLDFAKKYEMCKSPENNTKDSMQIQHNSPKCVQTNDHSGLLSPNANRASLESNFFSKNKDITPLKSYNTNSNLRNNFNNNSDAVVNNLKNESNDNLEEKTGAEISKKRKIANNPTPDDVTITRDKDFEVEKALLSPSLKHMLDILTSEQKKSNMDSDDCDGVNNADGVEIEGLLSLVLYSEDEFYLSYNRNRGQYGHWSCYVPNEITEIMNKMGLTSNSRMLGKERCVTYKASDYSTVLKGLRSAMRDKNSVEAIPNFVLRVFPSFIPFSRDFTLEDKTRQIMSGVQDEYTKENMDNLSKLIGEELWSQLMPFQRQGVFFGLSKNGRILIGDEMGLGKTLQALAIAAFYQKDWPLLIICPSSLRFQWMDQCLTWLPHLVDEYQILMVMSSKPFTDSGKSTKREKTMFDFDDFDTYYAYSNAKTAKSKTKSKSISFDLLDMYKVVIISYDLMVRIKELKEFNAVICDESHYLKNKSSQRSKRVVPVLKSAKRAILLSGTPALNFPSELFEQIAAIIPGFSSSHLFIDRYCKKRTNWFTKRIEYVDSKHTNELHLFLISTVMIRRLKNDVLTQLPPKIRSKIPIEIPEKLIKTTKVMLEKFPSRKGGSGSGGDKITLESEFGNSGPSVKVGLSKDRIENYYNVVMEHLSNFSDGDEIVEKDSDVKRAHLSLMSKLFQLTGESKTKGVCKYIEEILENNNKFIIFAHHMFMMDAIEDTLKSKKVGYIRIDGSTKINDRARLVNLFQNNSASNESKSDAKANKVEGDDSPNNGVRVALLSLTSCGVGLNLTSSSTVIFAELYWVPGVLLQAEDRVHRIGTKFNKININYLIAQNSVEEVMWKVINKKYKTVTSTLDGETGTLSLLTNNKKKNGVQTTLNLQPKE, encoded by the exons ATGAGCGAAAGTTTGGGATCGGAGAGCGTTTTTAGCTTCGGAAAACATAAAGGGCGTACATTCATGTACGTCTACAACAACGACTCCAGCTATGTGAACTGGATAAGGTCGTTGCCCGAACCTTCCGGGAAATTGCTCGAATTCCTCGATTTTGcaaaaaaatatgaaatgTGCAAAAGCCCAGAaaataatactaaggatTCCATGCAAATTCAACATAATTCACCCAAATGTGTCCAAACAAATGATCATTCAGGTCTTTTATCACCAAATGCCAATAGAGCTTCTCTAGAATCCAATTTTTtctctaaaaataaagatatAACACCGCTTAAATCATATAATACGAATAGTAATTTACgaaataatttcaataataatagtgaTGCTgttgttaataatttgaaaaatgaGTCTAATGATAATTTGGAAGAAAAAACTGGTGCAGAAATAAGTAAGAAGAGGAAAATAGCTAATAATCCGACACCAGACGATGTGACAATTACTAGAGATAAGGATTTTGAGGTAGAAAAGGCACTGTTATCACCCTCACTGAAACACATGCTCGATATTTTAACATCAGAACAAAAGAAAAGTAATATGGACTCTGATGATTGTGATGGTGTTAATAATGCTGATGGAGTAGAGATCGAGGGTTTGTTGTCATTGGTTTTGTATTCTGAAGATGAGTTTTATTTATCCTATAACAGAAATAGGGGGCAATATGGACATTGGTCCTGTTACGTCCCAAATGAAATTACAGAAATAATGAACAAAATGGGCTTGACCTCAAATTCGAGAATGCTGGGAAAGGAAAGATGTGTTACGTATAAAGCGTCTGATTATAGCACCGTTTTGAAGGGTCTGCGTTCAGCTATGAGAGATAAAAACTCAGTTGAGGCCATCCCCAACTTTGTTCTGAGAGTTTTCCCAAGTTTCATCCCCTTTTCACGCGATTTTACACTTGAAGATAAAACCAGACAAATAATGTCTGGAGTGCAAGATGAATATACGAAGGAGAATATGGATAATTTGAGCAAGTTAATTGGGGAAGAGTTATGGAGCCAGTTAATGCCTTTTCAACGCCAAGGTGTCTTTTTTGGCCTTTCTAAAAACGGTAGAATTTTAATAGGAGATGAAATGGGACTTGGAAAAACACTTCAAGCACTTGCAATAGCAGCATTTTACCAAAAGGACTGGCCCCTCCTAATCATCTGCCCATCCTCACTAAGATTCCAATGGATGGACCAGTGCCTGACATGGCTGCCACACCTAGTAGATGAGTACCAAATTCTAATGGTTATGTCTTCAAAGCCCTTTACTGATAGTGGTAAAAGTACTAAAAGGGAGAAAACTATGTTTGATTTTGATGATTTTGACACCTATTATGCCTATAGTAACGCCAAAACTGCCAAGAGCAAGACTAAGAGTAAGAGTATCAGTTTTGACTTGTTGGATATGTATAAAGTGGTGATAATATCGTATGATTTGATGGTGAGAATAAAGGAGCTGAAGGAGTTCAACGCTGTGATATGCGACGAATCACATTacttgaaaaataaaagttCTCAGAGGTCAAAGAGGGTTGTCCCAGTGTTGAAATCAGCCAAGAGAGCAATTTTGCTAAGTGGAACACCAGCTTTAAACTTCCCAAGTGAGCTTTTTGAGCAGATCGCAGCGATAATTCCAGGATTTTCTAGCAGTCATCTGTTCATTGACAGGTACTGCAAGAAAAGAACAAACTGGTTCACTAAACGCATTGAATACGTAGATTCAAAACATACCAACGAATTACACTTGTTTTTAATCAGCACTGTGATGATAAGAAGACTTAAGAATGATGTGTTAACTCAGTTGCCCCCCAAAATTAGGTCTAAAATACCCATTGAAATACCCGAAAAACTCATTAAAACCACTAAAGTAATGCTTGAAAAGTTTCCGTCTCGTAAAGGTGGAAGTGGATCTGGTGGTGACAAAATAACGCTTGAATCTGAATTTGGTAATTCTGGTCCTTCAGTCAAGGTGGGTCTCAGTAAGGACAGgatagaaaattattacaacGTTGTGATGGAACATTTGAGTAATTTTAGTGATGGAGACGAGATAGTGGAGAAGGACTCAGATGTTAAAAGAGCTCATTTATCACTGATGTCAAAGCTGTTTCAACTCACAGGTGAGAGTAAAACTAAGGGCGTTTGTAAGTATATTGAGGAGATATTGGAAAACAACAACAAGTTTATCATATTTGCACATCACATGTTTATGATGGATGCTATTGAAGACACTCTAAAGAGTAAGAAGGTTGGATATATTCGAATTGACGGCTCTACTAAAATCAATGACCGTGCCAGACTCGTAAACCTCTTCCAAAATAATAGTGCCTCAA atgAATCGAAGTCTGATGCTAAGGCGAATAAAGTTGAAGGTGATGATTCACCAAATAACGGTGTTAGAGTGGCCTTGTTGAGTCTGACTAGTTGTGGTGTTGGGTTGAACCTGACGAGTTCGTCGACTGTTATATTCGCAGAGCTGTATTGGGTTCCAGGAGTGCTTTTGCAGGCTGAGGATCGAGTGCATAGGATTGGAACCAAGTTCAACAAGATTAACATAAACTATTTGATAGCCCAAAACTCAGTGGAGGAGGTCATGTGGAAGGTCATCAACAAAAAGTACAAAACAGTGACATCCACATTGGATGGGGAAACCGGAACTCTGTCTCTTTTAACCAATAATAAGAAGAAAAACGGTGTACAAACTACTCTGAATCTACAACCTAAGGAATAA
- a CDS encoding uncharacterized protein (Tap579b07.q1c.C.cand.136 - score = 17.46;~SMART 7 transmembrane domains at aa 67-89, 94-116, 152-169, 184-203, 210-232, 242-264 and 331-353;~7 probable transmembrane helices predicted for TA11095 by TMHMM2.0 at aa 67-89, 94-116, 152-169, 184-203, 210-232, 242-264 and 331-353) encodes MVFFSKKHGIYSSKLTLHVYSIALQCMMGVRMILCSPNLGDLSLVFKVRSLQDVYELGFDLLQYGGIAHIGLALLTLGGVFLTYFFVSLFRIPMIVVSMIQGSFCSTTALVCVYLLQKGYSSVNRLVDYLATTGSYLGFDLKRTNMLVDKRTELFLIGILATMASSMYSRAQCVSGDDSCPETMINAPSLTIGLAISFALIAPCRDYRIVILGVIWLLACIVGEVITTIGSFKIFKFVNYTLIVVHCSMFVFSVVTIIHCVRIYTHGRLDYSSYLSLVNGEIKSYVGDYINGHAETLNKYVNYDTVKGYFQNLTTQHTDEQINLYMGNGSFLLVVILLCTVNTVFSLMATLYTLFKFFDIFSDGKEKEKEKDKPRKTPRKTPRDDRSFCVVIDQK; translated from the coding sequence ATGGTGTTTTTTTCGAAGAAGCACGGGATTTATAGTTCAAAGCTGACACTTCATGTGTACAGCATAGCCCTACAGTGTATGATGGGCGTACGAATGATTTTGTGCTCGCCGAACTTAGGAGACTTGAGCTTGGTGTTTAAAGTGAGATCACTCCAAGACGTCTATGAATTGGGATTCGACCTCTTACAATATGGTGGAATAGCACACATCGGATTAGCACTATTAACACTGGGTGGCGTTTTCCTAACCTATTTCTTTGTGAGCCTTTTCCGCATTCCGATGATTGTGGTTTCCATGATTCAAGGCTCATTTTGCAGCACTACAGCCTTGGTCTGTGTTTACTTGTTGCAAAAGGGATACTCTAGCGTTAATAGGTTAGTTGACTATTTGGCCACTACTGGTAGTTATTTGGGCTTCGACCTTAAACGAACGAACATGCTGGTGGACAAACGAACTGAACTGTTTTTAATTGGGATCCTAGCCACAATGGCCTCGTCAATGTACTCGCGTGCGCAATGCGTGAGCGGTGACGATTCGTGCCCTGAAACTATGATTAACGCACCCAGCCTTACCATTGGCCTTGCAATTTCATTTGCTCTAATCGCCCCTTGTAGAGATTATAGAATTGTAATTTTAGGGGTAATTTGGCTCCTGGCATGCATTGTAGGTGAAGTTATCACTACCATTGGAAGCTTCAAGATTTTCAAATTTGTAAACTACACCCTAATAGTAGTCCACTGTTCGATGTTTGTCTTTTCAGTGGTGACAATTATCCATTGTGTTAGAATTTATACTCATGGCAGGCTGGATTACTCTTCTTATCTTTCACTGGTCAACGGTGAAATAAAGAGCTATGTTGGCGACTACATTAATGGTCACGCTGAAACTTTGAACAAATATGTTAATTATGACACGGTTAAAGGGTATTTCCAAAATCTCACAACTCAACACACTGATGAACAAATTAACCTTTACATGGGAAATGGCTCCTTCCTACTCgtagtaatattattgtgTACAGTTAATACTGTGTTCAGTTTAATGGCCACTCTCTACACCTTGTTCAAGTTTTTCGACATTTTCAGCGACGGAAAGGAAAAAGAAAAGGAGAAGGATAAGCCGAGGAAAACACCTAGGAAAACACCCAGGGATGATAGAAGCTTTTGTGTTGTTATTGATCAAAAGTGA
- a CDS encoding uncharacterized protein (Tap579b07.q1c.C.cand.135 - score = 93.52): MFTLQEYLLNSPLPCVNFVISDSDQMKIYSLLSSVNKNKGNGKSERFNLRVLDVSEINKPTPKKLNWFQRISREPTCVVYCTDWQNYKVESSKNLNPEAFSDPNLVDILSGTVGIPSNFGKERRNSGKSFETESFVDQNVYRVTSKQLEKLIRDDIDRFLVPMRKINSRKTIPHKFLFLVNLNKSVKNPNKVIGSLKTLDPSEVCAVCVSCGPTDINAKLEKLEQMIYETSISYYEKKIKKMSKTIANLKAQITGNLTDITELYLVLLNFKMGYFSELISNRKEAHGKYSTCLSTLKQMDTSISAIDKTSLSFHICLRLLDYLFYSGDFVEYVNVYREFELLIKRLVFDKFRGLYYNLMYSMNYYIGYKLETKSSNSRNSKELLLNSTYYYKWALHFIILLRTEINKSDAGDLDNNGMVYNVPENFNNIFYYEDQDYVNEYEKDNEKNELNVEELRVLDKKFESETVKLVMKIFSIYKGFNYSSHLLYIYDTLGDSFFLHGNYKEAFNIYLSIAKHIVYNINFNETYSSVVNKYSKIIPNDLDGSNELKSDWDEVDESVGTLENTKTDEVVINKSTDVDEIDYVEVINMFMYSELSYESLFPGLFIKVLSKFILSLANMLDIGEFPEILLKLSNLPIAKYNSKNQLIANASDMAVYKLVLIKSLITFISIYTEEHDVIDYLNNIINLFSTPKSDQPSEVDNSDKHDDSDGKNGSYERNELEIDMMESYVLLSKNAMSQYAYKFENDLIEVLISFETDIELDLQFYEGFLDTSEGILRFYHEKSEFVPDAFVAYCNNVDTGKLEITRLPNNTRIILIISLPFYTLKRMKINGVVLKSKYLKLLVNAVILTNKYFTNEFTSASVFRDLDRKVRIGNYSSRLITGERKSRYLTHDGDGERILNMIYLSCNNYVSDVVNKELSAMDKAKELKIMNLNMKMKIFVKNMVKKFMVPITIVLLFNHRFRQLYTQYSYQLQVRDCEFYIFGGTDDGFVISKTNVVDFDIEYSLMDLEDVEIKLNSSKSQPNQILYHPTNEQDTVTSSQQVDEEVLNYINIYSSNYDVYVMYGLININNIETQKLTLELFINDKLEYTKNNTENTNSSNNDNLVDNKLDKRTEILNDKLLSLYIKKVDVELRDLVNVNLNYKYYNNSNMMLYIDLVNNSEIVYELVNVNILYNNHVLIANNEGKLYGYRNRIESDQSVNLIYIIKNYQNYQNPEDNAVQVQITKYVRQELKYPFNHMEQFLKCTINKFVKVEGKLDKIQLLLKHRNIVHLGQPFELQAEIINNTNNTIEYVVFLDELEDRMYIISGPLSSNLVALPRSSDKLSWTIIATKCTPFKLPVVRVSNKLDSGPNREIKSEAAQIYVVPRGTPALNPVDLVTESGGRLSPNSQMPKVVKGVNV; encoded by the exons atgtttacTTTGCAGGAGTATTTGCTGAATTCTCCCCTTCCTTGCGTTAATTTTGTCATTTCTGACAGTGATCagatgaaaatatattcactGCTGTCTTCGGTTAATAAGAATAAAGGAAATGGAAAATCTGAACGCTTTAATCTCAGGGTTCTTGACGTAtctgaaattaataaaccCACTCCGAAGAAGTTAAACTGGTTCCAAAGAATTTCTAGGGAACCAACCTGCGTAGTATATTGTACAGATTGGCAAAATTATAAGGTAGAGTCCAGTAAAAACTTGAACCCTGAAGCATTCTCTGACCCGAATTTGGTGGACATTTTGTCAGGAACAGTTGGAATACCGTCAAATTTTGGAAAAGAAAGGAGAAATAGTGGAAAGAGTTTTGAAACAGAATCGTTTGTGGACCAAAACGTATATAGAGTAACGAGTAAACAGTTGGAAAAGTTAATAAGGGATGATATTGATAGATTTTTGGTTCCAATGAGGAAGATAAATTCAAGAAAAACAATACCACATAAGTTTTTGTTCCTAGTAAACTTGAATAAGAGTGTTAAAAACCCTAACAAAGTTATTGGTAGTTTGAAGACCCTGGATCCCTCAGAAGTTTGCGCAGTCTGCGTTTCCTGCGGACCAACAGATATTAACGCGAAACTTGAAAAACTGGAACAAATGATATATGAAACGTCAATCTCATACTATGAGAAGAAGATTAAGAAGATGAGTAAAACCATTGCCAATTTAAAGGCACAAATTACAGGAAATTTGACGGATATCACTGAACTGTATTTGGTACTTTTGAACTTTAAAATGGGCTACTTTTCAGAACTTATCTCGAACCGTAAAGAGGCCCATGGGAAGTATTCAACGTGCCTTTCAACATTAAAACAGATGGACACAAGCATTTCAGCAATTGATAAAACTAGTCTTTCATTCCATATTTGTCTAAGATTATTAGATTACCTGTTTTATTCAGGAGACTTTGTAGAATATGTAAACGTTTACCGAGAATTTGAGCTTTTAATAAAACGCTTGGTTTTTGATAAGTTCAGAGGATTGTACTATAATTTGATGTATTcaatgaattattatatcGGTTACAAATTGGAAACAAAGTCATCTAATAGCAGGAACTCTAAAGagttattattaaactCAACATACTATTATAAATGGGCATTACACTTTATAATACTTTTACGCACAGAAATTAACAAAAGTGACGCTGGTgatttggataataatGGCATGGTGTATAACGTTCCCgagaattttaataacatatTCTATTATGAAGACCAAGACTACGTAAATGAGTATGAAAAGGACaatgaaaaaaatgaattaaatgtTGAAGAATTGAGGGTTTTAGATAAAAAGTTTGAATCTGAGACTGTAAAGCTCGTGATGAAGATATTTAGCATATACAAGGGTTTTAACTACTCGAGTCATTTGTTATACATTTATGACACGCTCGGAGACTCGTTCTTCCTTCACGGCAATTATAAAGAGGCGTTTAACATATATCTTAGCATCGCAAAGCATATTGTATACAACATTAACTTTAACGAAACATATTCCTCAGTAGTTAACAAGTACTCAAAAATTATACCTAATGACTTGGATGGGAGTAATGAGCTGAAAAGTGATTGGGATGAAGTTGACGAGTCTGTTGGAACTTTGGAGAATACTAAAACAGACGAGGTTGTAATTAATAAGTCTACTGATGTGGACGAGATTGACTACGTGGAGGTGATTAACATGTTTATGTATAGTGAATTATCTTACGAAAGTTTATTTCCAGGCCTTTTCATTAAGGTTTTGTCAAAATTTATCTTGTCATTGGCTAACATGCTCGACATTGGAGAATTTCCTGAAATTTTACTCAAGTTGTCAAACCTTCCAATAGCCAAatataattctaaaaaCCAGCTTATCGCAAATGCCTCAGATATGGCAGTATATAAACTAGTATTAATCAAGTCTTTAATCACATTCATATCAATTTATACCGAAGAACACGATGTAATTGATTATCTgaacaatattattaatttgttttcCACACCCAAATCTGATCAACCGAGTGAAGTAGATAATTCGGATAAGCATGATGATAGTGATGGAAAGAATGGATCATATGAAAGGAATGAGTTGGAGATTGATATGATGGAATCATATGTATTATTGAGTAAGAATGCAATGAGCCAGTATgcatataaatttgaaaatgatcTTATAGAAGTGTTAATTAGTTTTGAGACTGATATTGAGTTGGATTTGCAGTTTTACGAGGGTTTCCTGGATACTTCAGAAGGTATTTTGCGCTTTTACCACGAAAAGTCAGAGTTCGTACCTGATGCTTTTGTAGCTTATTGCAACAACGTTGACACTGGAAAGCTTGAAATAACACGACTACCAAATAACACTCggataatattgataataagCCTGCCATTTTATACTTTGAAAAGGATGAAAATTAATGGAGTTGTTCTCAAGTCTAAatacttaaaattattggTAAACGCAGTGATACTGACTAATAAATACTTCACAAATGAGTTCACGAGCGCAAGTGTCTTTAGAGATTTGGATAGAAAGGTTAGGATTGGAAATTATTCCAGTAGGTTAATCACTGGTGAGAGAAAATCGAGATATTTGACCCATGATGGAGATGGTGAACGCATTCTTAACATGATTTACTTATCATGTAATAATTACGTCTCAGATGTAGTTAACAAGGAACTTAGCGCAATGGACAAGGCAAAGGAACTCAAGATCATGAACCTGAATATGAAGATGAAAATTTTCGTAAAAAATATGGTCAAAAAGTTCATGGTGCCCATCACAATAGTGCTACTGTTTAATCATAGGTTCAGACAATTATACACTCAATACTCATATCAATTACAG GTTCGGGACTGTGagttttatatatttggaGGTACTGATGATGGATTTGTTATTAGTAAGACTAACGTAGTGGATTTTGATATTGAATATAGTCTGATGGATTTGGAAGATGTTGAAATTAAACTTAATAGTTCAAAATCACAGCCTAATCAGATTCTTTATCACCCAACCAATGAACAAGATACCGTAACAAGTTCACAACAAGTAGATGAAGAAGTTTTAAACtatattaacatttataGTAGTAATTATGACGTCTATGTTATGTACGGGTTAATTAACATCAACAACATCGAAACACAAAAGCTCACACTTGAACTCTTCATTAATGATAAACTCgaatatacaaaaaataatactGAAAATACTAATTCTAGTAATAATGATAACTTAGTTGATAATAAGTTGGATAAAAGAACTGAGATTTTgaatgataaattattgtcACTGTATATTAAGAAAGTTGATGTGGAGTTGAGAGATTTGGTTAATGTGAACCTCAACTATAAATACTACAACAACTCAAACATGATGCTATATATTGATCTCGTTAACAACTCTGAAATTGTTTACGAACTTGTCAACGTTAACATACTGTATAATAATCATGTTTTAATCGCAAATAATGAAG GAAAGTTGTATGGGTATAGGAATAGAATTGAGTCTGACCAGAGTgttaatttgatatatataataaagaattacCAGAATTACCAGAACCCTGAAGATAATGCTGTACAGGTGCAAATTACCAAGTACGTGAGGCAGGAGCTAAAATACCCCTTTAACCATATGGAACAATTCTTAAAGTGCACCATAAAC aagTTTGTAAAAGTCGAGGGGAAACTCGATAAAATCCAACTCCTACTGAAACATAGGAACATAGTACATCTGGGTCAGCCCTTTGAACTACAGGCTgaaattatcaataataCCAACAACACTATT GAGTATGTTGTATTTTTGGACGAGCTGGAGGATAGAATGTACATAATTTCAGGACCCTTGAGTTCAAATTTAGTGGCTCTACCAAGGTCCTCAGATAAGCTGAGTTGGACAATAATAGCAACAAA ATGTACTCCGTTTAAGTTGCCAGTTGTGAGGGTTTCAAATAAACTTGATTCTGGACCCAACCGTGAAATAAAGTCGGAAGCAGCCCAAATCTACGTGGTGCCCCGAGGAACACCTGCCCT GAATCCAGTGGATTTGGTGACGGAATCTGGTGGAAGGCTGAGCCCAAACTCACAAATGCCAAAGGTGGTAAAAGGAgtaaatgtgtaa